Proteins encoded in a region of the Populus nigra chromosome 3, ddPopNigr1.1, whole genome shotgun sequence genome:
- the LOC133689248 gene encoding uncharacterized protein LOC133689248, whose protein sequence is MALKFLNKKGWHTGSLRNIENVWKAEQKHDAEQKKLEELRKQIQDERERSEFRLLQEQAGLVPKQERLEFLYDSGLAVGKTSGSSSGGGVGVAFKALEESIPGSTTTSSNNNNAPSSSAQQSSAPGALFEDKPHSSNDAWRKLHSDPLLLIRQREQEALARVKNNPIQMAMIRKSVEASKEREMNHDRKEHQKKHSHSKGKHHKHSSKLQSDSENVSGEGERRRKTSDHKHSSSKRQSDSEDVRVEGEKRRKTSDRRSSKYDEHHYKAQVDSDGESSEREKQRGRNSYRGSKYRERSPRGYSHPKAGKNDGQDTHRKNHGKSMNERYSLEGRTDFDADRKGRDANSSREARSYASSESVRYDSNYKRRNVASKLTEEERLAKLREMQVDAELHEEQRWKRLRKAEEDDAREDTHASMLGGRNFLDAAHKSVYGAEKGGSSTIEESVRRRAHYSQGRTEVGDGNAFRR, encoded by the exons ATGGCTTTGAAGTTTTTGAACAAGAAGGGATGGCACACTGGGAGCCTTAGGAACATAGAGAACGTGTGGAAAGCTGAGCAGAAGCACGACGCCGAACAGAAGAAGTTGGAGGAGCTCCGCAAACAGATTCAAGATGAGCGTGAGCGTTCTGAGTTTCGTCTTCTCCAGGAGCAAGCTGGTCTTGTCCC GAAGCAGGAAAGGTTGGAATTTCTTTATGATTCGGGATTAGCAGTTGGCAAGACCAGTGGCAGTTCCAGCGGAGGGGGGGTTGGAGTTGCGTTCAAGGCTCTTGAAGAATCCATTCCCGGCAGCACCACcaccagcagcaacaacaacaacgcgCCATCCTCTTCTGCCCAGCAGTCGTCTGCCCCTGGAGCCTTATTCGAGGACAAGCCTCACTCTTCCAATGACGCTTGGAGGAAACTCCATTCCGATCCTCTCCTTTTGATTCGCCAGCGAGAACAAGAAGCCCTCGCCCGTGTCAAGAACAACCCCATTCAAATGGCCATGATTCGCAAATCT GTTGAAGCAAGTAAAGAGAGGGAGATGAACCATGATAGAAAGGAACACCAAAAGAAGCACAGTCATAGTAAAGGAAAGCATCACAAGCATTCATCGAAACTGCAATCTGATTCTGAAAATGTCAGTGGTGAAGGGGAAAGACGGAGAAAGACTAGTGATCACAAGCATTCATCTTCCAAACGACAATCTGATTCAGAAGATGTCAGAGTTGAAGgggaaaagaggagaaaaactaGTGATAGAAGGAGTTCAAAGTATGATGAGCATCATTATAAAGCACAAGTTGATTCAGATGGTGAGTCAAGtgaaagagaaaaacagagaggaagGAATAGCTATCGGGGTTCAAAATACAGAGAGCGATCTCCTCGTGGGTATTCACACCCAAAAGCTGGAAAAAATGATGGTCAGGATACTCACAGGAAGAATCATGGCAAGTCAATGAATGAGAGGTATTCATTGGAAGGCAGGACAGATTTTGATGCTGATAGAAAGGGAAGGGATGCAAACAGTTCTCGTGAAGCAAGGTCTTATGCTTCTTCCGAGTCCGTTCGCTATGATTCAAACTATAAACGCCGAAATGTCGCTTCTAAACTGACAGAAGAAGAGCGACTTGCTAAGCTACGGGAGATGCAAGTTGATGCTGAGTTGCATGAGGAGCAAAGATGGAAACGTTTGAGGAAGGCAGAGGAAGATGATGCACGAGAAGATACTCATGCAAGCATGTTGGGTGGCAGGAATTTCCTAGATGCTGCTCATAAAAGTGTTTATGGAGCTGAGAAGGGGGGGAGCTCAACCATTGAGGAGAGCGTCCGTCGTCGTGCACATTATTCACAAGGAAGGACTGAAGTGGGTGATGGCAATGCTTTTCGCCGATGA